A stretch of Cylindrospermopsis curvispora GIHE-G1 DNA encodes these proteins:
- a CDS encoding DNA cytosine methyltransferase has product MERPIAIDLFSGCGGMSLGLEAAGFNIAASVEIGPIHKLVHQFNFPYGVSICKDISSVSSKDLLKAVEKKGLSTDIDLIAGGPPCQGFSHIGKRQLDDPRNSLVFEYVRIIKEVKPKYFIFENVPGIASGEHKKFLQELIIEFENIGYSIAKPISILDAALYGAPQKRKRVIIIGSRAEVNKAFYPNPTHSEVNSTQLTLFNFGLLPMSTCEDAIGDLVIHPAYTTQDAGIDSSELDYTKFRTSFSVKPSGEFKLCHTRRVSNLVYGHLASKHNNKSVDSFEATNPGTVEKTSRFFKLAANGQCNTLRAGTGSDKGAYTAPRPIHYAIPRCITVREAARLHTFPDWFRFHNTIWHGFREIGNSVIPFLSKSLGDKIVSAMGLIPNLFETYTLEEQEPETLNYSMNQALKY; this is encoded by the coding sequence ATGGAGCGTCCAATAGCTATAGATCTTTTTTCCGGATGTGGTGGAATGTCACTGGGACTAGAAGCAGCAGGGTTTAATATTGCTGCTAGTGTTGAAATTGGCCCTATACACAAATTGGTTCATCAATTCAATTTTCCATACGGAGTTAGCATCTGTAAAGATATATCCAGTGTGTCTTCAAAAGACCTACTAAAAGCAGTAGAGAAGAAAGGGTTATCAACGGATATAGATTTAATTGCCGGTGGTCCCCCATGTCAGGGCTTTTCCCATATAGGAAAGAGACAACTTGACGACCCTAGAAATTCCCTAGTTTTTGAATATGTTAGGATTATAAAAGAAGTCAAACCGAAATATTTTATATTCGAGAATGTCCCCGGAATTGCATCGGGTGAGCATAAAAAGTTCCTACAAGAATTAATCATCGAATTTGAAAATATTGGGTACTCAATTGCAAAACCCATCTCAATATTAGATGCTGCTCTATATGGCGCACCACAAAAGAGAAAAAGAGTAATAATTATTGGGTCAAGAGCCGAAGTAAATAAAGCATTTTATCCAAACCCAACCCATTCAGAAGTAAATTCAACTCAACTCACCCTATTTAACTTTGGGTTATTACCAATGTCAACTTGTGAAGACGCGATTGGTGACCTAGTAATTCACCCCGCCTATACTACCCAAGATGCAGGTATAGACTCATCAGAATTAGACTACACCAAATTCAGAACTAGTTTTTCAGTCAAACCCAGTGGAGAATTTAAACTTTGCCACACCAGACGGGTTTCCAACCTCGTCTATGGACACTTGGCATCTAAACACAATAATAAATCAGTCGATAGCTTTGAAGCTACAAATCCTGGAACAGTGGAAAAAACAAGCAGATTCTTTAAGTTAGCTGCCAACGGACAGTGTAATACCCTACGGGCAGGAACAGGGAGTGATAAAGGTGCTTATACTGCACCTAGACCCATACACTATGCTATACCTAGGTGTATTACTGTGAGAGAAGCAGCTAGACTACATACCTTTCCTGACTGGTTTCGTTTTCATAACACTATTTGGCACGGTTTCAGAGAAATTGGAAATTCCGTCATACCATTTCTCTCCAAGTCCTTGGGTGATAAGATTGTTAGCGCAATGGGTTTAATCCCAAATCTATTTGAAACCTATACATTGGAAGAGCAAGAACCAGAGACTTTAAACTACAGTATGAATCAAGCATTAAAATATTAG